A section of the Serratia liquefaciens ATCC 27592 genome encodes:
- the nudI gene encoding nucleoside triphosphatase NudI → MRQRIIVCPIIENNGEYLLCKMADDRGVFPGQWALSGGGMEPGETIEQALRREIREELGEALQITQMTPWTFRDDVRTKTYPDGTQEPIYMLYLIFDCVSANRQITVNEEFQEVAWVRPDKLGELDLNEATRITFAQKGML, encoded by the coding sequence ATGCGTCAACGGATCATTGTCTGCCCAATCATTGAGAATAATGGCGAGTATTTACTCTGTAAAATGGCTGATGACCGCGGTGTCTTTCCCGGCCAGTGGGCATTGTCCGGCGGTGGCATGGAACCGGGAGAGACCATTGAGCAAGCGCTCCGTCGTGAGATCAGAGAAGAATTAGGCGAAGCGCTGCAGATCACACAGATGACACCCTGGACTTTCAGAGATGATGTCCGCACCAAGACATATCCTGACGGGACACAAGAGCCTATCTATATGCTGTATCTGATCTTCGATTGTGTCAGCGCCAATCGTCAGATCACCGTCAATGAAGAGTTTCAGGAAGTGGCCTGGGTGAGGCCTGACAAGTTAGGTGAACTTGACCTCAATGAGGCCACCCGCATCACCTTTGCGCAGAAGGGCATGTTGTAA